Proteins found in one Lycium ferocissimum isolate CSIRO_LF1 chromosome 6, AGI_CSIRO_Lferr_CH_V1, whole genome shotgun sequence genomic segment:
- the LOC132061282 gene encoding uncharacterized protein LOC132061282: MKGVMRFGNKGKLSPRFIGQFEILRRVSEVTYELALPPGLAGIHPVFHVSMLKKYHSDGSYIIQWDLVLFYRNLSFEEEPVVILDRQVRKLRSKEIASVKVKWSTVQLRRLHGRRGQYT, encoded by the coding sequence atgaagggtgtgatgagatttgggaatAAGGGAAAGTTAAGCCCGAGGTTCATTGGCCAATTTGAGATTCTTCGACGTGTTAGTGAGGTGAcgtatgagttggctttgccaccAGGCTTAGCGGGTATTCACCCGgtgttccatgtttctatgttgaagaagtatcatTCAGATGGGTCCTATATCATCCAGTGGGACTTGGTATTGTTCTATCGAAATCTGTCCTTTGAAGAGGAGCCGGTAGTGATATTGGATAGACAAGTGCGGAAGTTAAGATCAAAGGAGATAGCTTCAGTGAAGGTGAAATGGAGCACTGTCCAGTTGAGGAGGCTACATGGGAGGAGAGGCCAATATACGTAG